In Mangrovivirga cuniculi, the following proteins share a genomic window:
- a CDS encoding addiction module protein produces MDIHSVKIDLIHWLTELQDKSILEKLQVIKEQQEGTSNLTPAQKKELDDRLKKYESGNMNFSSWNTVKDRIRKRGMDDL; encoded by the coding sequence ATGGATATACATTCAGTAAAAATCGATCTTATACATTGGCTTACAGAGCTACAGGATAAATCAATCTTGGAAAAGCTGCAAGTGATCAAGGAACAGCAGGAGGGTACATCTAATTTAACGCCGGCGCAAAAGAAAGAATTGGACGACAGGCTTAAAAAGTATGAGTCAGGAAATATGAATTTTTCTTCCTGGAATACAGTAAAAGACCGAATCAGAAAACGCGGAATGGATGACCTATAA
- a CDS encoding 3'(2'),5'-bisphosphate nucleotidase CysQ family protein, with protein MNEKTLKELSDTAIDAVKKAGKHIKSFPRKDVNVEMKGDQETLASQVVTQVDTEVESLIVEHLKDSMAKYNLGLLTEETTDDKSRLEKDFFWCIDPIDGTLSFVENQEGYAVSIALISRDGMPYIGVVYDPVNSSLYHAAKGLGAFKDGKEITISENSELTVYLDRSSTEDERYENLLDHLKQNGLKVEGPKIGYGAVMNALKGIENAPGCYFKLSKESEGGGSFWDFAATCCIYNELGLVCVNEWGEPLNLNKKHTTFMHENSIIYSTNIETAELILGFIQNISDKM; from the coding sequence ATGAATGAAAAGACTTTAAAGGAATTGAGTGATACTGCAATAGATGCAGTAAAGAAAGCAGGGAAACATATTAAGTCTTTTCCAAGGAAAGATGTCAATGTAGAAATGAAAGGTGATCAGGAGACTCTAGCCTCCCAGGTAGTTACTCAAGTTGATACCGAGGTAGAATCATTAATAGTTGAGCATCTAAAAGATTCAATGGCTAAATATAATCTTGGCCTCCTCACAGAAGAAACCACCGATGACAAAAGCAGGTTAGAAAAAGATTTTTTCTGGTGTATAGATCCGATAGACGGAACGTTATCATTTGTCGAAAACCAGGAAGGGTATGCAGTTTCAATCGCTTTGATATCCCGGGATGGCATGCCTTATATCGGTGTTGTTTACGATCCGGTCAACTCATCACTTTACCACGCTGCAAAAGGATTGGGAGCCTTCAAAGATGGAAAAGAGATCACTATAAGTGAAAATAGTGAACTAACGGTCTACCTGGATAGAAGTTCTACAGAAGATGAGCGATATGAAAACCTGCTCGATCATTTAAAACAAAATGGATTAAAAGTTGAAGGTCCGAAAATTGGGTACGGTGCGGTGATGAATGCTCTTAAAGGAATCGAAAATGCACCGGGTTGTTATTTTAAGTTATCAAAAGAATCAGAAGGCGGTGGAAGCTTCTGGGATTTTGCTGCTACTTGTTGTATTTATAACGAATTAGGGTTGGTCTGTGTGAATGAATGGGGTGAGCCGTTGAACCTCAATAAAAAGCACACCACTTTTATGCATGAAAATAGTATAATTTATAGTACGAACATTGAAACCGCCGAATTGATATTGGGGTTTATCCAAAATATTTCAGACAAAATGTAA
- a CDS encoding Ig-like domain-containing protein → MKTFTNSTKPGAWYWKKYALRKIAWLFLLLLFIPLSTYSQAQKAPAEPVICPAKFEDMFTRVNIPDSDNLENQRVLKQNATAEFQITFGPGAEANPEAKAAFQYALDIWATQIVSPVPIKVFADFADLGPGVLASAGPAYNVFNFPGAPEEDVLYPAALANSLAGEVLFPDEEFDLIVNLGNGIPWYFGLDGNTPAGLFDFVTVALHEAGHGLGFTTVRGYNAGVGTLRSNGIPSIFGIFIVDGDGNLLINFPDPSQELGDAFTGGDIFMDGTFAKAALGGDRPELYAPPTFQGGSSIAHWDEAAFPAGNPNSLMTPQVGSAESNFDIGDITRGLFKDMGWVINDDDAPPVVVSPATFDEEIFTGNTISKQLELSNISDSLIIINIVPSSGSTLIANISPQSLSIASGETDSITFDINASGINKGIYFDTLIVEVANFNNTISVPVNVRVIDGTEAPEISVDPSSYSVILEQFQQETRDLTISNSGDDDLIFNIEIEDDALNSFSQLVEKSDATIKSAGFQKFGVKQPAGNDLSNAIVGPYTSQNRLVTTLYATGFESFTQGDINGQNGWLSQYADNWIISSENPKDSTLHFRGVSDGLGGTRPGNILAISPTITPLAEPFMTASADINIQGSGVTWEFIPQSPTEGSVVTRIRFNPDGTIDALTESNFTRLNATVPDGYFNLKIVVDKDDSSFSLFIDGELIFTGQGFASIIEQVIFLSAMETTGSTFDVDNLEVTDGDPDAFFLSVLPSSGAVPFGQSETLNVKFDGRILTSGTYNATINVLSNDSTNSPINIPVELTVVAPPLISVNPDNLSAEVDVTVDDPPTDNESFTIKNSGESVLEFNINTGNTSFEPPSTNARRAVTQLDLTNYGLGNKKEYTEGSVFEKGLMRSVRKSTPGQPLNSSFNDSIYYDSGIDFPDNFAGLQTSAYTTAMKFDVENDFTLTAVRNGFRTEAVSDPVIILEIYAGGNDPTEGELLLSQTIEQGSEEGIVIVETLEESLNFEAGDSFWVVHKYPDGIEFPQGVDDNATQRPDTYFFSGDGGATYNPSGFVFFIRALSGSSTEGYIALEPESGSIAPGDSLTIMATFDGSTLANGTYNTPLNITSNDPVNPSVAVNTQFSVSGQVSNIDFSEEFLLFNDVFIGAERTRTFTISNTGLAAINISEISSDNSDFTVDVSSAQIPAGESLEVSVTFKPTSTGSINGLISIESDAANNTSFDLVVNGVGVDPPIALFEPSTTEETTDAGTTVESSVTLKNEGNSPLIFSFPDLAVKAALMDPSLDLKNAEVLAFDNFNVETAEKSTEDTRVGTPVDKSLGTDNGFGYSWIDSDEAGGPVYNFNDITSTGTEITDALGGDGSTEVSLSFPFEFYGEEQNSVFINANGFLAFTPPAAPTWLNTQIPVDDNVNNVIAGFWNDLEPQEFDGAVHFQDFGDHFIVQWTQVTEFFGTAEEYVTFQIVLYDDGNIDVFYEDVLTASFVNTATIGIENADGSDGAQVAFNTDYVENGLALRFVKPDVVLTPFISNVTPLSGVVPAGGSKQIDVTLDATDLNDGVYFDELFLSSNAPSEENNTALFELTVIGFPEISLEPDSLNFDSLFVGLSSEASFLITNTGSKTLEVASLTNSNSDFVIDETGPISLQPDESRIVNVTFTPTSFGLIANEVIIESDDAFGNTTSTVYLSGIGVDPPVISLDPDSIALSVFKTDSISSTVNVSNAGNFPLTYTLSTPPFGKAENDLVSKGYEKLEFEKILSKESEDTRVGPTFLNASGGPGTFGYTWVDNNSGGPAYDYMDISSTGTPADVGGDGDVTVPLPFDFNFFGNDQSEVTIGANGFLTFGPIVGNNFTNQQIPDVTNPNNFIAPLWDDLEPQNGTGVFYHGTSEYFIVQYEEVPGFGFPPFLPIPDPVSFQVILFPDGSFKFQYKNVESTIATSSTVGIEGPMGMNGLQVIFNNEYLTNELAVTFTPPVGGTVQPGETDEVSVTFFTDELEADSTYFGDITVRSNDPITPIETIPVALTVLPIPEVISFTLINADLQEEIGPLSEGDVLNLDNFRKNKFSIVAEVNGENVGSVVFDFNDQDAFQTENFAPYSLNGDFSNGNKFYPVEFPLGINTVTATPFTQRNGNGFKGMPLTVNFEVINNNSSECYGESVLSYNPGQRKNGRDLPESRSNPEQALGEPQENDNFNFVSLGFGGSIEIALGCEVMDREGDDLLIVETSFRDSNSACSSYPEKARIEASENGIDWFVVAEEICKDGAVDLADGGLERASYIRITDISDAADFRGGNADGYDLDGIIVINKLSADAREQLIVKLEDAENLVTNEEDFDIRVYPVPAQNFIKLNFKGTGERYHTEIYNLNGENVLTSDLSNISGNRTNALSVETLRPGIYILRLISESGMIITQKKIIKQ, encoded by the coding sequence ATGAAAACCTTTACTAATTCTACCAAACCTGGAGCTTGGTATTGGAAGAAATACGCCTTAAGGAAAATAGCCTGGCTATTCCTTTTGTTGCTTTTCATTCCATTATCAACATATTCCCAGGCACAAAAAGCCCCGGCTGAACCTGTAATATGCCCGGCAAAATTTGAAGATATGTTTACTCGGGTGAATATTCCCGATTCAGACAATCTTGAAAATCAGCGAGTATTAAAACAAAATGCTACAGCTGAATTCCAGATAACTTTTGGACCAGGTGCCGAAGCAAACCCTGAAGCAAAAGCAGCATTTCAATATGCTCTTGACATTTGGGCTACGCAGATAGTTTCTCCTGTTCCGATTAAAGTTTTTGCAGATTTTGCAGACTTAGGCCCGGGAGTATTGGCTTCTGCAGGTCCGGCTTACAACGTTTTCAATTTTCCCGGAGCTCCGGAAGAAGACGTCTTATACCCGGCAGCGTTAGCCAATTCACTGGCTGGCGAAGTGCTATTTCCAGACGAAGAATTTGATCTTATTGTAAACCTGGGAAATGGTATCCCGTGGTACTTTGGTCTGGACGGAAACACACCTGCTGGCTTGTTTGACTTCGTTACCGTTGCCTTGCACGAAGCAGGTCATGGCCTTGGTTTCACTACCGTCAGAGGATATAATGCGGGAGTAGGAACTCTCCGTTCTAATGGAATTCCTTCAATATTTGGAATTTTCATAGTTGATGGTGATGGAAATTTACTAATCAATTTCCCTGATCCATCACAAGAATTAGGTGACGCATTTACCGGAGGTGATATTTTTATGGATGGAACTTTCGCTAAAGCAGCCTTAGGTGGAGATAGGCCTGAATTATACGCACCACCGACATTCCAGGGTGGATCGAGTATCGCTCACTGGGATGAGGCAGCATTCCCTGCGGGAAACCCTAACTCCCTTATGACACCTCAGGTTGGATCTGCTGAATCAAATTTTGATATTGGTGATATTACAAGGGGATTGTTTAAAGATATGGGATGGGTGATTAATGATGACGACGCTCCTCCGGTAGTGGTTAGTCCGGCTACATTCGATGAAGAAATATTTACTGGAAACACAATATCGAAACAGCTTGAATTATCGAATATTTCTGATTCACTTATTATTATTAATATTGTTCCTTCCTCAGGATCGACATTAATCGCTAACATATCTCCTCAATCGCTGTCGATTGCCTCTGGCGAAACTGACTCGATCACTTTTGATATCAATGCCTCAGGTATTAATAAGGGAATATACTTTGATACCTTGATAGTAGAAGTAGCGAATTTTAATAATACAATTTCAGTTCCTGTTAACGTGAGGGTAATCGATGGTACCGAAGCCCCGGAAATATCAGTAGACCCATCTTCTTATTCAGTAATACTGGAGCAATTTCAGCAGGAAACGAGAGATCTGACAATTAGTAATTCAGGTGATGATGATTTGATATTTAATATTGAAATAGAAGATGATGCACTAAATTCCTTCAGCCAGTTAGTTGAAAAATCTGACGCAACTATTAAAAGTGCCGGATTTCAAAAATTTGGCGTAAAGCAGCCTGCAGGAAATGATCTATCGAATGCAATTGTAGGGCCTTATACCTCTCAAAATAGATTGGTTACCACCCTTTATGCCACAGGATTCGAATCATTTACTCAGGGAGATATTAATGGACAAAATGGATGGCTAAGTCAATATGCGGATAACTGGATTATTTCCAGCGAAAACCCAAAAGACAGCACTCTTCATTTCAGAGGGGTTTCCGATGGTCTTGGTGGCACAAGGCCAGGAAATATATTAGCTATTTCTCCTACAATCACTCCTTTGGCCGAACCTTTTATGACTGCTTCAGCTGATATAAATATTCAGGGATCAGGAGTAACATGGGAATTCATCCCACAATCGCCAACTGAAGGTTCTGTTGTGACAAGAATCAGGTTCAATCCAGATGGAACAATAGATGCTCTTACAGAATCAAATTTCACACGGCTTAATGCAACGGTTCCAGATGGATATTTTAATCTGAAAATAGTTGTTGACAAAGATGATTCATCCTTTTCTCTGTTTATTGACGGTGAATTAATTTTCACCGGACAGGGATTTGCATCAATTATCGAACAAGTTATCTTTTTATCGGCGATGGAGACTACTGGTTCAACTTTTGATGTTGATAACCTGGAAGTTACAGATGGTGATCCGGACGCATTCTTCTTAAGTGTTCTACCAAGTTCAGGGGCTGTTCCCTTTGGTCAGTCTGAAACATTAAATGTGAAATTTGACGGAAGAATCCTTACCTCAGGTACCTACAATGCTACAATCAATGTGTTGAGCAATGATTCAACTAATTCACCAATAAATATCCCGGTTGAATTAACAGTTGTGGCGCCTCCGCTAATTAGTGTTAACCCGGATAATCTTAGTGCCGAAGTAGACGTGACCGTCGATGATCCTCCAACAGACAATGAATCATTTACAATCAAAAATTCAGGAGAATCTGTATTGGAGTTTAATATAAACACGGGCAACACCTCATTTGAACCTCCATCTACTAACGCCAGAAGAGCTGTAACACAGCTTGACTTAACCAACTACGGCTTAGGAAATAAAAAAGAATATACCGAAGGATCAGTTTTTGAAAAAGGATTAATGCGGTCAGTCAGAAAAAGTACTCCTGGTCAGCCATTGAATAGTTCTTTCAACGATTCTATTTACTACGATTCAGGTATTGATTTTCCTGATAACTTTGCTGGATTACAAACATCTGCCTACACCACTGCGATGAAATTTGATGTGGAGAATGACTTCACATTAACTGCGGTAAGAAATGGTTTCAGAACAGAAGCAGTTTCAGATCCTGTGATTATCCTTGAAATTTATGCCGGTGGTAATGATCCTACAGAAGGCGAGTTGCTTTTATCACAGACTATCGAGCAGGGAAGCGAAGAAGGCATTGTAATTGTAGAAACTTTAGAAGAATCCCTTAATTTCGAAGCCGGCGATTCATTTTGGGTCGTTCACAAATATCCTGATGGAATCGAATTTCCTCAGGGAGTAGATGACAATGCAACTCAACGGCCAGATACTTATTTCTTTAGTGGAGATGGAGGTGCAACTTATAATCCTTCAGGATTTGTATTCTTTATACGCGCACTCAGTGGCAGTAGTACAGAAGGTTACATTGCGCTTGAGCCAGAATCAGGAAGTATAGCACCTGGCGATTCGCTGACCATCATGGCAACATTTGATGGCTCAACACTGGCGAATGGTACCTATAACACCCCATTAAATATTACAAGTAATGATCCGGTAAATCCGTCTGTTGCAGTTAACACTCAGTTTTCGGTAAGCGGACAAGTTTCAAATATTGACTTTTCCGAAGAGTTTTTGCTTTTTAACGATGTATTTATTGGAGCAGAAAGAACTCGTACATTCACCATATCAAATACAGGTTTAGCAGCGATTAATATTTCGGAGATTTCTTCAGACAATTCTGATTTTACTGTCGACGTTTCCTCTGCTCAGATACCTGCCGGAGAATCTTTAGAGGTTTCAGTGACATTCAAACCTACATCAACCGGAAGTATTAATGGGCTGATAAGCATAGAAAGCGATGCTGCTAACAATACATCGTTTGATCTGGTTGTCAATGGCGTTGGTGTTGACCCTCCGATAGCATTATTTGAACCTTCCACTACGGAAGAAACCACCGATGCGGGCACTACAGTCGAATCATCAGTGACTCTTAAAAACGAGGGTAATTCTCCGCTGATTTTCTCATTCCCTGACCTTGCAGTAAAAGCAGCCTTGATGGATCCTTCTTTAGATCTTAAAAATGCTGAGGTTCTTGCCTTCGATAATTTCAATGTCGAAACTGCTGAAAAGTCAACTGAAGACACTCGAGTAGGAACGCCTGTTGATAAGAGCCTGGGTACTGACAATGGTTTTGGCTACTCGTGGATCGACAGTGATGAGGCAGGAGGACCAGTGTATAACTTCAATGACATTACCTCCACTGGTACAGAAATAACTGATGCATTAGGAGGAGATGGCTCAACTGAGGTATCCTTGTCTTTCCCTTTTGAATTTTATGGCGAAGAACAGAATTCAGTCTTTATCAATGCTAATGGATTTTTAGCTTTTACCCCTCCTGCTGCTCCAACGTGGTTAAACACCCAAATTCCTGTTGATGATAATGTAAACAATGTAATTGCAGGGTTCTGGAATGATCTGGAACCTCAGGAGTTTGATGGAGCCGTTCATTTCCAGGATTTTGGAGATCACTTTATAGTTCAGTGGACACAGGTAACTGAATTTTTTGGCACCGCTGAAGAATATGTTACATTCCAAATAGTATTATATGATGACGGAAATATCGATGTGTTCTATGAAGATGTTTTAACAGCATCTTTTGTGAATACCGCAACCATAGGAATAGAAAACGCAGATGGTTCTGATGGGGCACAAGTGGCCTTTAATACAGATTATGTAGAAAATGGACTCGCATTAAGATTTGTAAAACCAGATGTAGTTCTCACGCCATTTATTTCAAATGTTACACCACTAAGCGGAGTTGTACCGGCTGGAGGATCTAAACAAATAGATGTGACCCTGGATGCGACAGATCTAAATGATGGAGTGTATTTTGATGAATTGTTCTTATCAAGCAATGCTCCTTCTGAAGAAAACAATACGGCATTATTCGAATTAACAGTAATTGGATTCCCGGAGATCTCTCTGGAGCCCGATAGCCTGAATTTCGATTCACTATTTGTTGGTCTTAGCAGTGAGGCATCTTTCCTGATTACAAACACAGGAAGCAAAACCCTGGAAGTCGCTAGTTTAACAAACTCAAATAGTGATTTCGTTATCGATGAAACCGGCCCGATTTCTTTACAGCCTGATGAATCGAGGATCGTTAATGTTACTTTCACTCCAACATCATTTGGTTTAATAGCTAATGAAGTGATTATTGAAAGTGATGATGCATTTGGCAATACTACGTCAACGGTATATTTATCGGGAATAGGAGTTGATCCACCGGTTATCAGTCTGGATCCTGATTCGATAGCTTTATCAGTTTTTAAAACAGATTCGATCAGCTCGACTGTTAATGTTTCAAACGCAGGTAATTTCCCATTAACTTATACCCTGTCAACACCACCGTTTGGCAAAGCTGAAAACGACCTGGTTTCAAAGGGTTATGAAAAACTTGAGTTTGAAAAGATCCTTAGTAAAGAATCTGAGGATACACGTGTAGGCCCAACCTTCCTTAATGCAAGTGGCGGACCAGGTACATTTGGATATACATGGGTAGATAATAACAGTGGCGGACCGGCTTACGATTATATGGATATTTCTTCAACCGGTACTCCTGCAGATGTAGGCGGAGATGGAGACGTTACCGTTCCCCTTCCTTTTGATTTTAATTTCTTCGGAAATGATCAAAGTGAAGTAACAATCGGGGCAAACGGATTTCTTACTTTCGGACCAATTGTTGGAAACAATTTCACAAATCAGCAAATTCCGGATGTAACTAATCCAAATAATTTTATTGCACCATTATGGGATGATCTTGAGCCACAAAATGGAACGGGAGTGTTCTATCATGGAACTTCTGAATACTTTATCGTGCAGTATGAAGAAGTTCCCGGATTTGGATTCCCTCCGTTTTTACCAATTCCTGATCCGGTTAGCTTCCAGGTAATTCTATTCCCTGATGGTTCGTTTAAATTTCAATACAAAAATGTTGAATCGACCATTGCCACAAGTAGTACAGTTGGCATAGAAGGACCAATGGGTATGAACGGTCTTCAAGTGATATTTAATAATGAATATTTAACTAATGAACTGGCTGTTACATTTACACCTCCCGTTGGCGGAACAGTACAGCCCGGTGAAACGGATGAAGTATCAGTAACATTCTTCACAGATGAATTGGAAGCTGACTCAACTTATTTCGGAGATATAACTGTAAGAAGTAATGATCCGATAACTCCAATTGAAACTATTCCTGTTGCATTGACCGTTTTACCTATTCCGGAGGTAATCAGCTTTACTTTGATCAACGCTGATTTACAAGAAGAAATCGGTCCTCTGTCTGAGGGAGATGTTCTTAACCTGGATAATTTCCGTAAAAATAAATTCAGTATTGTCGCGGAAGTAAACGGCGAAAATGTGGGAAGTGTAGTATTTGATTTTAATGATCAGGATGCCTTCCAAACAGAAAATTTTGCTCCGTATTCTTTGAATGGTGATTTTAGTAACGGCAATAAATTTTACCCGGTGGAATTCCCATTAGGTATAAATACAGTTACAGCCACACCATTTACTCAAAGAAACGGCAATGGATTTAAAGGGATGCCACTTACTGTTAACTTTGAAGTTATCAATAACAATTCTTCCGAATGTTATGGTGAATCTGTTTTATCTTATAATCCAGGGCAAAGGAAAAATGGCAGAGATTTACCAGAATCGAGATCTAATCCAGAGCAAGCTTTGGGAGAACCACAGGAAAATGACAATTTCAATTTCGTTTCTCTAGGATTTGGTGGATCGATAGAAATTGCACTGGGATGTGAAGTAATGGATCGGGAAGGAGATGATTTGCTGATCGTTGAAACTTCTTTCAGAGATAGTAATTCAGCATGCTCGAGTTATCCTGAAAAAGCCAGGATCGAAGCATCAGAAAACGGAATTGACTGGTTCGTTGTTGCAGAAGAAATATGCAAAGATGGAGCTGTTGATCTCGCTGATGGTGGACTCGAAAGAGCAAGCTACATTCGTATCACAGACATTTCGGACGCTGCAGATTTCAGAGGTGGAAATGCTGACGGCTACGATCTGGATGGCATTATAGTAATCAACAAATTATCTGCTGATGCCAGAGAACAGCTTATAGTTAAGCTCGAGGATGCTGAAAACCTGGTTACTAATGAAGAAGATTTTGATATCAGAGTTTATCCTGTTCCGGCACAAAACTTTATCAAATTAAACTTCAAAGGAACTGGCGAAAGATACCATACAGAAATATATAATCTAAATGGTGAGAATGTTCTGACTTCAGATCTTAGCAATATTTCAGGTAACAGAACCAACGCTTTGAGTGTTGAAACTTTAAGACCGGGAATTTATATACTAAGGTTGATTTCAGAATCAGGAATGATAATCACTCAGAAAAAGATAATAAAACAATAA
- a CDS encoding type II toxin-antitoxin system RelE/ParE family toxin, producing MTYNYRFSEEAESDIYDSYLWYEKQRSGLGEEFLKELENAARAIISNPTTYRIRFKKKVRVFVVNRFPYLILYIVNGGNIDAISVFNTNQDSKKWKKRVK from the coding sequence ATGACCTATAATTATCGATTTTCTGAGGAAGCAGAATCAGATATTTATGACTCATACCTTTGGTACGAAAAGCAGCGATCAGGTTTAGGAGAAGAGTTTTTGAAAGAGCTCGAAAATGCTGCAAGAGCAATCATTAGTAATCCCACTACGTATAGAATTCGTTTTAAAAAGAAAGTAAGAGTATTTGTAGTCAACCGCTTTCCATACTTGATTTTATATATAGTAAATGGGGGCAATATTGATGCGATATCAGTATTTAATACCAATCAGGATTCTAAAAAATGGAAGAAGCGTGTAAAATAA
- a CDS encoding phosphotransferase — protein MIEIDQHIKEFILSNTDASAISKIEEIQELWSGYGQILRITLPDSEPKSVILKLINFRNASSHPRGWNTNISHQRKLHSYEVELEWYQQYSHLCNERCRVPKTLQIKEYDEQALILLEDLDLAGFPGRSLDLNPAQIKLCLSWLANFHGEFMMKKPEGLWEQGSYWHLDTRPDEFKEMENKRLQKAAPHIDQKLKDCKYKTIIHGDAKPANFCFSVNNDDVAAVDFQYVGGGCGMKDVAYLLGACTSVDRITEEDYLNFYFKEFKSTINQNLKNDDIEKEWRDLYPYAIADFQRFLNGWSPGHWKVNDHAMKITEEVVEKCLKEIDHE, from the coding sequence ATGATAGAAATTGATCAACATATCAAAGAGTTTATTCTCAGTAATACAGACGCCTCAGCTATTTCGAAAATTGAAGAAATCCAGGAGCTTTGGAGTGGATATGGGCAAATTTTGCGTATAACTCTTCCTGATTCGGAACCAAAATCGGTAATTCTCAAACTCATAAACTTCAGAAATGCTTCTTCCCACCCCAGGGGATGGAATACCAACATTTCCCATCAAAGAAAACTCCATTCTTATGAAGTAGAATTAGAATGGTATCAACAATACAGTCACCTATGCAATGAAAGATGCAGAGTTCCAAAAACTCTACAAATCAAAGAATATGATGAGCAGGCTTTGATACTATTAGAAGACCTTGATCTCGCAGGTTTTCCGGGAAGAAGCCTTGATCTAAATCCCGCTCAAATCAAATTATGCCTAAGCTGGCTTGCCAATTTTCATGGTGAGTTCATGATGAAGAAACCTGAAGGTCTCTGGGAACAGGGAAGCTACTGGCACCTGGATACCCGACCGGATGAATTTAAGGAAATGGAGAATAAACGGCTGCAAAAAGCTGCTCCCCACATAGACCAAAAACTCAAGGATTGTAAATATAAAACGATTATCCACGGAGATGCTAAACCAGCTAACTTTTGTTTTTCGGTAAATAACGATGATGTTGCCGCAGTAGACTTCCAGTATGTGGGAGGTGGATGCGGCATGAAAGATGTTGCCTATTTATTAGGAGCCTGTACCTCGGTAGATAGGATAACTGAAGAGGATTACTTAAATTTTTATTTCAAAGAATTTAAATCTACTATTAACCAGAATTTAAAAAACGATGACATTGAAAAGGAATGGCGGGATCTCTATCCTTACGCCATCGCAGATTTCCAGCGGTTTTTAAATGGCTGGAGCCCCGGTCACTGGAAAGTGAACGATCATGCGATGAAAATCACAGAAGAGGTTGTTGAAAAGTGTTTAAAAGAGATTGATCATGAATGA